From one Anoplolepis gracilipes chromosome 8, ASM4749672v1, whole genome shotgun sequence genomic stretch:
- the Crag gene encoding DENN domain-containing protein Crag isoform X2, translating to MDERRVADYFVIAGLPGQDDEFSEDNNDTNDKLEDWCQEGTHLKDMHMPPPITDLAVIFPALGEYCPEGYTLLDQTVSGFPADLNHGSLRTNECYLCYRRGRDKPPLVDIGVIYDGKERIMQDAEMVLETPKGYVANVNNSTSKIFVTYRRASRKMPCNSLVVTDICVILANKGESPPHAFCVINKNLNKGMLGSDVFLCYKKSMNRANLISFKPAILYKYPMTDYNSFVFPNSVAMFCLPMGATIECWPKVACKPKPVFSTFVLTGDAAQKMYGSAITFYEELQLESDTPNCKNNQEIMDTVENNKKNDNIEMITKNKSQKIKLFKRSGILKKLSILQLEKLQYMDPASQSLNISKSICILSHWPFFDTFEKFLVFLHGMVNGKPQSVPIEKYISYFLCDIPFPSSQRPRILVQLSSRDRLILTQPEDSALPRSGASFKQLLINLGPDNCLLILLLILTEQKILVHSLRPDVLTSVSEAIAMILFPFKWQCPYIPLCPLGLAEVLHAPLPFLIGVDSRFFDLYDPPSDVNCVNLDTNNIAICEDKKYLNVKLLPKKAARQLRNWLEILSSKIISWGKTSCSQKDRGDEDFSVDREFQQKRKEQALELEIQDAFLRFMATILKGYRSYLVPITKAPTVGTTDSTSLFNFQAFLRTRDKAHAKFYSMLVKTQIFARFIEERSFVSDMDMAGLAFFDECTERIEEENVILLELDESQHSERTVFIPPPEAGTNQTPITYKMFKLNPDLMRPQKNFCLKNPSLSAFGMVPGSPMARRTKHEIKVAQRMARKQAAMPDRWGRCLLGTCYSLWFLHLPAMLQVSNQPAAILHQAYELLVKMQKLRLDPMEEVCYRAMMQLCGVYGQPVLAVKLLFHMKRSGVQPNALTYGFYNKAVLEATWPSDMTNSSQLMWNKLRNVIVGAALFKKAGKKSARRRLSSNADFLTADKAEGMEHALSRSSLDSSHSQDTEAAHSDSTKGSSVSDLPGFGSLELKAKLLRQNSIVKDQATLSMLQSDELEQAPSNPRLTRSVESPLKSPVRTPVTENDPLGALINDETPIVSPSEENDSNCSTSTLTVLNNTTEERPGGPLLFRSNILPRSATFHQAVDESGMTVGGHLQRSETMPHSVAQQGEQEREKERLEISSLWSQNKDSVTSSLSSLGSSLKLSFGRYSTGGLAFAKNKDLISSNQLIESLSLSSYISPSSLTGKKSNEIILGGLNSLKSAATTVVKKFDEIKEAISATSTPVKNKEREQKMAYGISHESLDSLTDGSLQDRNEISIRASGDGNLDLCSLYELTECLYPKGTRELEERLAIELVLSSASRCHHCAAILYDEEIMAGWQPEDSNLNTVCQYCDKATVPLLTVTILDYRCEASEKNNDPLMGALVELLDQPKELLEPITVPYLNPLVLRKELESVLSQEGDACLTKHRFIQEHPIVYWNLIWYFERINLTSHLPDLWLNNDKNSELQRNAGLVGVRTMWDNERLHMDRLPMYLQWKLNSTEDRTLMQAVITYVRCNDLAEPIIRVALERSKHQTGDHPFSIYRDILFLAFIVLGRTNIDQGVFDREYSLSLEKFSENEEKLLHKIDAPPTMMSVYCRHYFKQLNV from the exons atggatGAGAGAAGAGTAGCGGATTATTTTGTTATCGCTGGTTTACCCGGTCAAGACGATGAGTTTAGCgaagataataatgatactAACGATAAACTGGAGGATTGGTGCCAGGAGGGTACTCATCTGAAAGACATGCACATGCCACCTCCTATCACAGATCTTGCCGTAATATTTCCTGCTCTGGGCGAATATTGTCCCGAGGGATATACGCTATTAGACCAAACTGTATCAGGTTTCCCAGCAGATTTGAATCATGGAAGTTTACGAACAAACGAGTGTTACTTATGCTACAGAAGAGGACGGGACAAACCTCCCTTAGTTGATATTG GTGTAATATATGATGGAAAAGAACGTATAATGCAAGATGCTGAAATGGTATTAGAGACTCCTAAAGGCTATGTGGCAAACGTAAATAATTCCActtcaaaaatttttgtaacatacAGACGAGCGAGTCGAAAGATGCCTTGCAATTCTCTTGTCGTTACGGATATATGTGTTATTCTGGCAAATAAAGGGGAAAGCCCTCCACACGCATTCTGTGTCATCAACAAGAATTTGAACAAAGGAATGCTAGGCAGCGATGTATTTTTGTGCTATAAAAAGTCCATGAATCGCgctaatttaatatcatttaagccagcaatactttataaatatccTATGACTGATTACAACAGTTTTGTCTTTCCAAATTCTGTCGCCATGTTTTGTCTACCGATGGGTGCGACTATAGAATGTTGGCCTAAAGTAGCATGTAAACCTAAACCAGTATTCTCGACATTTGTCTTAACAGGCGATGCTGCTCAAAAAATGTATGGTTCAGCGATAACGTTTTACGAGGAGCTTCAACTGGAATCAGACACTCcaaactgtaaaaataatcaagaaatcATGGATACAgtcgaaaataataaaaaaaatg ATAATATAGAAATGATAACCAAAAATAAGtctcagaaaataaaattgttcaaaaGATCTGGTATACTTAAGAAGCTCAGTATATTGCAACTGGAAAAGTTACAATACATGGATCCCGCGAGTCAATCGTTGAATATTAGTAaatctatatgtatactatCTCATTGGCCGTTTTTCGACACGTTCgagaagtttctagtttttcTGCATGGCATGGTGAACGGTAAACCGCAAAGTGTCCCGATTGAGAAgtacatttcatattttttgtgcGATATACCATTCCCGAGCTCGCAGCGTCCAAGAATCTTGGTACAACTCAGCAGTCGAGACAGATTGATCTTGACACAACCAGAGGATTCGGCTCTGCCTAGATCAGGCGCAAGTTTCAAGCAATTATTGATAAACTTGGGACCTGACAATTGTTTACTgatactattattaatattaaccgAGCAAAAAATACTCGTTCACTCCTTACGTCCGGATGTACTTACTTCAGTGAGCGAGGCTATTGCTATGATTCTGTTTCCTTTTAAATGGCAATGTCCTTATATACCGTTGTGTCCTCTAGGATTAGCAGAG GTATTGCATGCACCATTACCATTTCTGATTGGTGTGGATTCGAGGTTCTTTGATTTATATGATCCTCCTTCTGATGTCAACTGTGTAAACTTGGATACCAATAATATAGCAATATgtgaagataaaaaatatttaaatgtaaaattattacctAAAAAAGCAGCTAGACAACTCAGAAATTGGTTGGAGATATTGTCCTCCAAAATAATCTCATGGGGAAAAACTAGCTGTTCCCAAAaag ATAGAGGCGATGAAGACTTTAGCGTGGATAGAGAGTTTCAACAAAAACGGAAAGAACAAGCTTTAGAACTCGAAATACAAGATGCTTTCTTAAGATTTATGGCAACGATTCTTAAAGGATATCGAAGTTATTTGGTACCAATTACAAAAGCACCTACTGTAGGGACAACAGATTCGAcgagtttatttaatttccaagCATTTTTGAGAACTCGCGATAAAGCCCACGCTAAATTTTACTCCATGCTCGTCAAAACGCAAATATTTGCTag atttattgaAGAAAGAAGTTTTGTGTCTGATATGGATATGGCAGGGTTAGCGTTTTTCGATGAATGTACAGAACGAATTGAGGAAGAAAATG TAATTCTTTTGGAACTGGATGAATCTCAACACAGTGAACGTACAGTATTTATACCTCCACCTGAAGCAGGAACAAATCAAACAccaataacatataaaatgttcaaattgAACCCGGATCTAATGAGGCCTCAAAAGAACTTTTGTTTGAAGAATCCATCTTTAAGTGCCTTTGGTATGGTACCTGGGAGTCCTATGGCTCGGAGAACAAAGCATGAAATCAAAGTTGCTCAAAGAATGGCTAGAaaacaa GCTGCGATGCCTGACAGATGGGGCAGATGTTTGCTTGGTACATGTTATAGTCTTTGGTTCTTACATTTACCGGCCATGCTGCAAGTTTCTAATCAACCTGCTGCAATTTTGCATCAGGCTTACGAATTATTAGTCAAAATGCAAAAGTTACGTCTCGATCCTATGGAAGAG GTATGCTACAGAGCTATGATGCAACTTTGTGGTGTATATGGTCAGCCAGTTTTAGCTGTAAAGTTACTGTTCCACATGAAACGCAGCGGCGTACAACCTAATGCTTTAACATACGGATTTTACAACaag GCTGTTCTCGAAGCAACATGGCCTTCCGATATGACAAATTCGAGTCAACTGATGTGGAATAAGTTGCGAAATGTCATTGTCGGTGcagcattatttaaaaaggcTGGGAAAAAGAGCGCTAGAAGACGATTGAGTTCTAATGCAGATTTTTTAACAGCCGATAAGGCTGAAGGAATGGAACATGCTCTTTCTCGATCTAGTCTCGATAGTTCTCATTCTCAAGACACTGAAGCTGCGCATAGTGAtt CCACTAAAGGCAGTTCTGTATCGGATCTACCTGGATTTGGATCACTCGAATTGAAAGCTAAACTCCTTCGACAGAATAGTATAGTGAAAGACCAAGCGACATTGAGTATGTTGCAATCGGACGAATTGGAACAGGCACCCAGTAATCCAAG gCTAACGCGCAGTGTTGAATCACCATTAAAAAGTCCCGTGCGCACACCAGTTACGGAAAATGACCCATTGGGTGCTCTCATTAATGACGAAACACCGATTGTGTCACCTTCCGAGGAGAATGATTCAAATTGCTCAACAAGTACTTTaactgttttaaataatacgacTGAAGAGAGACCAGGAGGGCCACTTTTATTTAGAAG CAACATTCTCCCACGTAGTGCAACTTTTCATCAAGCGGTAGATGAAAGTGGCATGACAGTAGGTGGACATTTACAGAGGAGTGAGACAATGCCTCATTCCGTGGCACAACAAGGGGAGcaggagagagaaaaggagagactAGAAATAAGCAGTCTTTGGTCTCAAAATAAGGATAGTGTAACATCCAGCCTCTCTAGCTTAGGATCTAGTCTTAAACTTAGTTTCGG ACGATACTCCACGGGTGGGTTGGCGTTTGCTAAAAATAAGGATTTAATATCATCAAATCAACTTATTGAATCTCTTAGCCTCTCCAGCTATATCAG CCCATCAAGTTTGACAGGAAAGAAATCGAACGAAATAATACTTGGTGGTCTGAATAGCTTGAAATCTGCTGCAACAACTgtcgttaaaaaatttgacgaGATAAAAGAGGCTATCTCGGCGACGAGTACGCCAGTAAAAAATAAGGAACGTGAACAAAAAATGGCTTACGGAATATCACATGAGTCTTTAGATTCTCTTACTGATGGATCTTTACAAGATCGAAATGAAATTTCCATAAGAGCATCAg gtGATGGAAATTTAGATTTATGCTCACTATACGAACTCACAGAGTGTCTATATCCAAAAGGCACTAGAGAGTTGGAAGAACGTCTTGCCATTGAGCTTGTGCTTTCCAGTGCTAGTAGGTGTCATCATTGCGCTGCTATCTTATACGATGAAGAGATAATGGCTGGTTGGCAGCCGGAAGATTCCAACTTAAATACAGTCTGTCAATATTGCGATAAAGCTACTGTACCTCTCCTCACAGTTACAATATTAGATTACAG ATGTGAAgcaagtgaaaaaaataatgatcctTTAATGGGAGCATTGGTAGAATTATTAGATCAACCGAAGGAATTGTTGGAACCAATAACGGTACCATATCTAAACCCGTTAGTTTTAAGAAAGGAATTGGAGAGCGTATTAAGTCAAGAGGGGGACGCCTGTCTTACCAAACATCGATTTATTCAGGAGCACCCGATAGTATATTGGAATCTAATCTGGTATTTCGAAAGGATTAATCTAACGAGTCATTTACCTGATCTCTGGttgaataatgataaaaattcagaaCTTCAAAGAAATGCTGGCTTGGTAGGTGTCAGAACAATGTGGGATAATGAACGATTACACATGGATCGTTTGCCTATGTATCTCCaatggaaattaaattctacaGAGGACAGGAC ATTGATGCAGGCAGTGATAACATATGTCCGTTGCAACGATTTAGCAGAACCTATAATAAGAGTGGCCTTAGAAAGAAGTAAACATCAAACAGGCGATCATCCGTTTTCTATATATAGAGATATTCTGTTTTTGGCATTTATTGTATTAGGCAGGACGAATATTGACCAAG GCGTCTTCGATAGAGAATACAGTTTGTCACTAGAGAAATTCTCTGAAAACGAGGAGAAGTTACTGCATAAAATTGACGCTCCACCAACGATGATGTCGGTATACTGCAGACATTATTTTAAGCAATTAAATGTTTGA
- the Crag gene encoding DENN domain-containing protein Crag isoform X4: MDERRVADYFVIAGLPGQDDEFSEDNNDTNDKLEDWCQEGTHLKDMHMPPPITDLAVIFPALGEYCPEGYTLLDQTVSGFPADLNHGSLRTNECYLCYRRGRDKPPLVDIGVIYDGKERIMQDAEMVLETPKGYVANVNNSTSKIFVTYRRASRKMPCNSLVVTDICVILANKGESPPHAFCVINKNLNKGMLGSDVFLCYKKSMNRANLISFKPAILYKYPMTDYNSFVFPNSVAMFCLPMGATIECWPKVACKPKPVFSTFVLTGDAAQKMYGSAITFYEELQLESDTPNCKNNQEIMDTVENNKKNADNIEMITKNKSQKIKLFKRSGILKKLSILQLEKLQYMDPASQSLNISKSICILSHWPFFDTFEKFLVFLHGMVNGKPQSVPIEKYISYFLCDIPFPSSQRPRILVQLSSRDRLILTQPEDSALPRSGASFKQLLINLGPDNCLLILLLILTEQKILVHSLRPDVLTSVSEAIAMILFPFKWQCPYIPLCPLGLAEVLHAPLPFLIGVDSRFFDLYDPPSDVNCVNLDTNNIAICEDKKYLNVKLLPKKAARQLRNWLEILSSKIISWGKTSCSQKDRGDEDFSVDREFQQKRKEQALELEIQDAFLRFMATILKGYRSYLVPITKAPTVGTTDSTSLFNFQAFLRTRDKAHAKFYSMLVKTQIFARFIEERSFVSDMDMAGLAFFDECTERIEEENVILLELDESQHSERTVFIPPPEAGTNQTPITYKMFKLNPDLMRPQKNFCLKNPSLSAFGMVPGSPMARRTKHEIKVAQRMARKQAAMPDRWGRCLLGTCYSLWFLHLPAMLQVSNQPAAILHQAYELLVKMQKLRLDPMEEVCYRAMMQLCGVYGQPVLAVKLLFHMKRSGVQPNALTYGFYNKAVLEATWPSDMTNSSQLMWNKLRNVIVGAALFKKAGKKSARRRLSSNADFLTADKAEGMEHALSRSSLDSSHSQDTEAAHSDSTKGSSVSDLPGFGSLELKAKLLRQNSIVKDQATLSMLQSDELEQAPSNPSNILPRSATFHQAVDESGMTVGGHLQRSETMPHSVAQQGEQEREKERLEISSLWSQNKDSVTSSLSSLGSSLKLSFGRYSTGGLAFAKNKDLISSNQLIESLSLSSYISPSSLTGKKSNEIILGGLNSLKSAATTVVKKFDEIKEAISATSTPVKNKEREQKMAYGISHESLDSLTDGSLQDRNEISIRASGDGNLDLCSLYELTECLYPKGTRELEERLAIELVLSSASRCHHCAAILYDEEIMAGWQPEDSNLNTVCQYCDKATVPLLTVTILDYRCEASEKNNDPLMGALVELLDQPKELLEPITVPYLNPLVLRKELESVLSQEGDACLTKHRFIQEHPIVYWNLIWYFERINLTSHLPDLWLNNDKNSELQRNAGLVGVRTMWDNERLHMDRLPMYLQWKLNSTEDRTLMQAVITYVRCNDLAEPIIRVALERSKHQTGDHPFSIYRDILFLAFIVLGRTNIDQGVFDREYSLSLEKFSENEEKLLHKIDAPPTMMSVYCRHYFKQLNV; encoded by the exons atggatGAGAGAAGAGTAGCGGATTATTTTGTTATCGCTGGTTTACCCGGTCAAGACGATGAGTTTAGCgaagataataatgatactAACGATAAACTGGAGGATTGGTGCCAGGAGGGTACTCATCTGAAAGACATGCACATGCCACCTCCTATCACAGATCTTGCCGTAATATTTCCTGCTCTGGGCGAATATTGTCCCGAGGGATATACGCTATTAGACCAAACTGTATCAGGTTTCCCAGCAGATTTGAATCATGGAAGTTTACGAACAAACGAGTGTTACTTATGCTACAGAAGAGGACGGGACAAACCTCCCTTAGTTGATATTG GTGTAATATATGATGGAAAAGAACGTATAATGCAAGATGCTGAAATGGTATTAGAGACTCCTAAAGGCTATGTGGCAAACGTAAATAATTCCActtcaaaaatttttgtaacatacAGACGAGCGAGTCGAAAGATGCCTTGCAATTCTCTTGTCGTTACGGATATATGTGTTATTCTGGCAAATAAAGGGGAAAGCCCTCCACACGCATTCTGTGTCATCAACAAGAATTTGAACAAAGGAATGCTAGGCAGCGATGTATTTTTGTGCTATAAAAAGTCCATGAATCGCgctaatttaatatcatttaagccagcaatactttataaatatccTATGACTGATTACAACAGTTTTGTCTTTCCAAATTCTGTCGCCATGTTTTGTCTACCGATGGGTGCGACTATAGAATGTTGGCCTAAAGTAGCATGTAAACCTAAACCAGTATTCTCGACATTTGTCTTAACAGGCGATGCTGCTCAAAAAATGTATGGTTCAGCGATAACGTTTTACGAGGAGCTTCAACTGGAATCAGACACTCcaaactgtaaaaataatcaagaaatcATGGATACAgtcgaaaataataaaaaaaatg CAGATAATATAGAAATGATAACCAAAAATAAGtctcagaaaataaaattgttcaaaaGATCTGGTATACTTAAGAAGCTCAGTATATTGCAACTGGAAAAGTTACAATACATGGATCCCGCGAGTCAATCGTTGAATATTAGTAaatctatatgtatactatCTCATTGGCCGTTTTTCGACACGTTCgagaagtttctagtttttcTGCATGGCATGGTGAACGGTAAACCGCAAAGTGTCCCGATTGAGAAgtacatttcatattttttgtgcGATATACCATTCCCGAGCTCGCAGCGTCCAAGAATCTTGGTACAACTCAGCAGTCGAGACAGATTGATCTTGACACAACCAGAGGATTCGGCTCTGCCTAGATCAGGCGCAAGTTTCAAGCAATTATTGATAAACTTGGGACCTGACAATTGTTTACTgatactattattaatattaaccgAGCAAAAAATACTCGTTCACTCCTTACGTCCGGATGTACTTACTTCAGTGAGCGAGGCTATTGCTATGATTCTGTTTCCTTTTAAATGGCAATGTCCTTATATACCGTTGTGTCCTCTAGGATTAGCAGAG GTATTGCATGCACCATTACCATTTCTGATTGGTGTGGATTCGAGGTTCTTTGATTTATATGATCCTCCTTCTGATGTCAACTGTGTAAACTTGGATACCAATAATATAGCAATATgtgaagataaaaaatatttaaatgtaaaattattacctAAAAAAGCAGCTAGACAACTCAGAAATTGGTTGGAGATATTGTCCTCCAAAATAATCTCATGGGGAAAAACTAGCTGTTCCCAAAaag ATAGAGGCGATGAAGACTTTAGCGTGGATAGAGAGTTTCAACAAAAACGGAAAGAACAAGCTTTAGAACTCGAAATACAAGATGCTTTCTTAAGATTTATGGCAACGATTCTTAAAGGATATCGAAGTTATTTGGTACCAATTACAAAAGCACCTACTGTAGGGACAACAGATTCGAcgagtttatttaatttccaagCATTTTTGAGAACTCGCGATAAAGCCCACGCTAAATTTTACTCCATGCTCGTCAAAACGCAAATATTTGCTag atttattgaAGAAAGAAGTTTTGTGTCTGATATGGATATGGCAGGGTTAGCGTTTTTCGATGAATGTACAGAACGAATTGAGGAAGAAAATG TAATTCTTTTGGAACTGGATGAATCTCAACACAGTGAACGTACAGTATTTATACCTCCACCTGAAGCAGGAACAAATCAAACAccaataacatataaaatgttcaaattgAACCCGGATCTAATGAGGCCTCAAAAGAACTTTTGTTTGAAGAATCCATCTTTAAGTGCCTTTGGTATGGTACCTGGGAGTCCTATGGCTCGGAGAACAAAGCATGAAATCAAAGTTGCTCAAAGAATGGCTAGAaaacaa GCTGCGATGCCTGACAGATGGGGCAGATGTTTGCTTGGTACATGTTATAGTCTTTGGTTCTTACATTTACCGGCCATGCTGCAAGTTTCTAATCAACCTGCTGCAATTTTGCATCAGGCTTACGAATTATTAGTCAAAATGCAAAAGTTACGTCTCGATCCTATGGAAGAG GTATGCTACAGAGCTATGATGCAACTTTGTGGTGTATATGGTCAGCCAGTTTTAGCTGTAAAGTTACTGTTCCACATGAAACGCAGCGGCGTACAACCTAATGCTTTAACATACGGATTTTACAACaag GCTGTTCTCGAAGCAACATGGCCTTCCGATATGACAAATTCGAGTCAACTGATGTGGAATAAGTTGCGAAATGTCATTGTCGGTGcagcattatttaaaaaggcTGGGAAAAAGAGCGCTAGAAGACGATTGAGTTCTAATGCAGATTTTTTAACAGCCGATAAGGCTGAAGGAATGGAACATGCTCTTTCTCGATCTAGTCTCGATAGTTCTCATTCTCAAGACACTGAAGCTGCGCATAGTGAtt CCACTAAAGGCAGTTCTGTATCGGATCTACCTGGATTTGGATCACTCGAATTGAAAGCTAAACTCCTTCGACAGAATAGTATAGTGAAAGACCAAGCGACATTGAGTATGTTGCAATCGGACGAATTGGAACAGGCACCCAGTAATCCAAG CAACATTCTCCCACGTAGTGCAACTTTTCATCAAGCGGTAGATGAAAGTGGCATGACAGTAGGTGGACATTTACAGAGGAGTGAGACAATGCCTCATTCCGTGGCACAACAAGGGGAGcaggagagagaaaaggagagactAGAAATAAGCAGTCTTTGGTCTCAAAATAAGGATAGTGTAACATCCAGCCTCTCTAGCTTAGGATCTAGTCTTAAACTTAGTTTCGG ACGATACTCCACGGGTGGGTTGGCGTTTGCTAAAAATAAGGATTTAATATCATCAAATCAACTTATTGAATCTCTTAGCCTCTCCAGCTATATCAG CCCATCAAGTTTGACAGGAAAGAAATCGAACGAAATAATACTTGGTGGTCTGAATAGCTTGAAATCTGCTGCAACAACTgtcgttaaaaaatttgacgaGATAAAAGAGGCTATCTCGGCGACGAGTACGCCAGTAAAAAATAAGGAACGTGAACAAAAAATGGCTTACGGAATATCACATGAGTCTTTAGATTCTCTTACTGATGGATCTTTACAAGATCGAAATGAAATTTCCATAAGAGCATCAg gtGATGGAAATTTAGATTTATGCTCACTATACGAACTCACAGAGTGTCTATATCCAAAAGGCACTAGAGAGTTGGAAGAACGTCTTGCCATTGAGCTTGTGCTTTCCAGTGCTAGTAGGTGTCATCATTGCGCTGCTATCTTATACGATGAAGAGATAATGGCTGGTTGGCAGCCGGAAGATTCCAACTTAAATACAGTCTGTCAATATTGCGATAAAGCTACTGTACCTCTCCTCACAGTTACAATATTAGATTACAG ATGTGAAgcaagtgaaaaaaataatgatcctTTAATGGGAGCATTGGTAGAATTATTAGATCAACCGAAGGAATTGTTGGAACCAATAACGGTACCATATCTAAACCCGTTAGTTTTAAGAAAGGAATTGGAGAGCGTATTAAGTCAAGAGGGGGACGCCTGTCTTACCAAACATCGATTTATTCAGGAGCACCCGATAGTATATTGGAATCTAATCTGGTATTTCGAAAGGATTAATCTAACGAGTCATTTACCTGATCTCTGGttgaataatgataaaaattcagaaCTTCAAAGAAATGCTGGCTTGGTAGGTGTCAGAACAATGTGGGATAATGAACGATTACACATGGATCGTTTGCCTATGTATCTCCaatggaaattaaattctacaGAGGACAGGAC ATTGATGCAGGCAGTGATAACATATGTCCGTTGCAACGATTTAGCAGAACCTATAATAAGAGTGGCCTTAGAAAGAAGTAAACATCAAACAGGCGATCATCCGTTTTCTATATATAGAGATATTCTGTTTTTGGCATTTATTGTATTAGGCAGGACGAATATTGACCAAG GCGTCTTCGATAGAGAATACAGTTTGTCACTAGAGAAATTCTCTGAAAACGAGGAGAAGTTACTGCATAAAATTGACGCTCCACCAACGATGATGTCGGTATACTGCAGACATTATTTTAAGCAATTAAATGTTTGA